In a single window of the Rhineura floridana isolate rRhiFlo1 chromosome 3, rRhiFlo1.hap2, whole genome shotgun sequence genome:
- the LOC133381819 gene encoding zinc finger protein 420-like isoform X2, with translation MQEHKLRSQDGAKRQEERQTHTGEKPYKCLECGKSFSQSSSLTLHQRTHTGDKPYKCFQCGKSFSQSGHLTSHHRTHTGDKPYKCLECGKSFSQSGHLTSHHKTHTGNKPYQCFECGKSFSWSSNLTSHQRTHTGDKPYKCLECGKSFRWNSHLTSHHKTHTGNKPYQCLECGKSFSWSSALNLHHRTHTGDKPYKCLECGKCFSWSSALTLHHRTHTGDKPYQCLECGKSFSQSDKLSIHERTHTGDKPYQCLECGKSFSQSVNLTSHHKTHTGNKPYKCLECGKSFIRSRALSSHQRTHTGDKPYKCLECGKSFSQSSNLTSHHKTHTGNKPYQCFECGKSFSWSSNLTSHQRTHTGDKPYKCLECAKSFRWNSHLTSHQKTHTGNKPYQCLECGKSFSWSSALNLHHRIHTGDKPYKCLACGKSFSCSSHLTLHHRTHTGDKPYKCLECGKTFSQSSHLTLHHRTHTGDKPYKCLECGKSFRWSGQLISHHKTHTGNKPYQCLECGKSFRWSSHLTSHHKTHTGNNPYQCLECGKCFSRSDTLSKHERTHRRQTL, from the coding sequence ATGCAGGAGCataaactgaggagtcaagatggagcaaagagacaagaggaaagacaaactcacacaggggagaaaccttataaatgcttggagtgtggaaagagcttcagtcagagtagcagccttactttgcaccaaagaactcacacaggagacaaaccttataaatgctttcagtgtggaaagagcttcagtcagagtggccaccttacttcgcatcacagaactcacacaggagacaaaccttataaatgcttggagtgtggaaaaagcttcagtcagagtggccaccttacttcgcatcacaaaactcatacagggaacaaaccttatcaatgctttgagtgtggaaaaagcttcagttggagtagcaaccttacttcgcatcaaagaactcacacaggagacaaaccttataaatgtttggagtgtggaaagagcttcaggtggaatagccaccttacttcgcatcacaaaactcatacagggaacaaaccttatcaatgcttggagtgtggaaaaagcttcagttggAGTAGCGCCCTtaatttgcatcacagaactcacacaggggacaaaccttataaatgcttggagtgtggaaagtgcttcagttgGAGTAgtgcccttactttgcatcacagaactcacacaggggacaaaccttatcaatgcttggagtgtggaaagagcttcagtcagagtgacaAACTTAGTatacatgaaagaactcacacaggggacaaaccttatcaatgtttggagtgtggaaagagcttcagtcagagtgttaaccttacttcgcatcacaaaactcatacagggaacaaaccttataaatgcttggagtgtggaaagagcttcattaggAGTAGAGCCTTGAgttctcatcaaagaactcacactggggacaaaccttataaatgcttggagtgtggaaagagcttcagtcagagtagcaaccttacttcgcatcacaaaactcatacagggaacaaaccttatcaatgctttgagtgtggaaaaagcttcagttggagtagcaaccttacttcgcatcaaagaactcacacaggagacaaaccttataaatgtttggagtgtgcaaagagcttcaggtggaatagccaccttacttcgcatcagaaaactcatacagggaacaaaccttatcaatgcttggagtgtggaaaaagcttcagttggAGTAGCGCCCTTAATTTGCATcacagaattcacacaggggacaaaccttataaatgcttggcgtgtggaaaaagcttcagttgtagtagccaccttactttgcatcacagaactcacacaggggacaaaccttataaatgcttggagtgtggaaagaccttcagtcagagtagccaccttactttgcatcacagaactcacacaggggacaaaccttataaatgcctggagtgtggaaagagcttcaggtggagtggcCAACTTAtttcgcatcacaaaactcatacagggaacaaaccttatcaatgcttggagtgtggaaagagcttcaggtggagtagccaccttacttcgcatcacaaaactcatacagggaacaacccttatcaatgcttggagtgtggaaagtgtttcagtcggagtgacacccttagtaaacatgaaagaactcacaggagacaaaccttataa
- the LOC133381819 gene encoding zinc finger protein 883-like isoform X1 yields the protein MEENYEIGASFKLDLNSCLEDGEDLLMQVPKEEETSAERDLASCKEEGESLFIQVIKEEEETSAERDLASCKEEGASLFIQVPKEEEETSAEPDLISCWEEGEDPVMQEPKEEEETSAGYIWGVKADREVSEVSLEKAEEHMQEHKLRSQDGAKRQEERQTHTGEKPYKCLECGKSFSQSSSLTLHQRTHTGDKPYKCFQCGKSFSQSGHLTSHHRTHTGDKPYKCLECGKSFSQSGHLTSHHKTHTGNKPYQCFECGKSFSWSSNLTSHQRTHTGDKPYKCLECGKSFRWNSHLTSHHKTHTGNKPYQCLECGKSFSWSSALNLHHRTHTGDKPYKCLECGKCFSWSSALTLHHRTHTGDKPYQCLECGKSFSQSDKLSIHERTHTGDKPYQCLECGKSFSQSVNLTSHHKTHTGNKPYKCLECGKSFIRSRALSSHQRTHTGDKPYKCLECGKSFSQSSNLTSHHKTHTGNKPYQCFECGKSFSWSSNLTSHQRTHTGDKPYKCLECAKSFRWNSHLTSHQKTHTGNKPYQCLECGKSFSWSSALNLHHRIHTGDKPYKCLACGKSFSCSSHLTLHHRTHTGDKPYKCLECGKTFSQSSHLTLHHRTHTGDKPYKCLECGKSFRWSGQLISHHKTHTGNKPYQCLECGKSFRWSSHLTSHHKTHTGNNPYQCLECGKCFSRSDTLSKHERTHRRQTL from the exons atggaggagaattatgagattGGAGCCTCTTTCA AATTAGACCTCAATTCCTGTTTGGAAGATGGAGAGGATCTTCTTATGCAGGTTCCCaaagaggaggagacctcagcag AACGAGACCTCGCTTCCtgtaaggaagaaggagaaagtcTGTTTATCCAGGTcatcaaagaagaggaggagacctcagcag AACGAGACCTCGCTTCCTGTAAGGAAGAAGGAGCAAGTCTGTTTATCCAGGTccccaaagaagaggaggagacctcagcag agccagacctcatttcctgttgggaagaaggagaagatccggtgatgcaggaacccaaagaagaggaggagacctcagcag gatacatctggggggtGAAAGCTGACAGAGAAGtatctgaagtatcactggaaaaagctgaggagcacATGCAGGAGCataaactgaggagtcaagatggagcaaagagacaagaggaaagacaaactcacacaggggagaaaccttataaatgcttggagtgtggaaagagcttcagtcagagtagcagccttactttgcaccaaagaactcacacaggagacaaaccttataaatgctttcagtgtggaaagagcttcagtcagagtggccaccttacttcgcatcacagaactcacacaggagacaaaccttataaatgcttggagtgtggaaaaagcttcagtcagagtggccaccttacttcgcatcacaaaactcatacagggaacaaaccttatcaatgctttgagtgtggaaaaagcttcagttggagtagcaaccttacttcgcatcaaagaactcacacaggagacaaaccttataaatgtttggagtgtggaaagagcttcaggtggaatagccaccttacttcgcatcacaaaactcatacagggaacaaaccttatcaatgcttggagtgtggaaaaagcttcagttggAGTAGCGCCCTtaatttgcatcacagaactcacacaggggacaaaccttataaatgcttggagtgtggaaagtgcttcagttgGAGTAgtgcccttactttgcatcacagaactcacacaggggacaaaccttatcaatgcttggagtgtggaaagagcttcagtcagagtgacaAACTTAGTatacatgaaagaactcacacaggggacaaaccttatcaatgtttggagtgtggaaagagcttcagtcagagtgttaaccttacttcgcatcacaaaactcatacagggaacaaaccttataaatgcttggagtgtggaaagagcttcattaggAGTAGAGCCTTGAgttctcatcaaagaactcacactggggacaaaccttataaatgcttggagtgtggaaagagcttcagtcagagtagcaaccttacttcgcatcacaaaactcatacagggaacaaaccttatcaatgctttgagtgtggaaaaagcttcagttggagtagcaaccttacttcgcatcaaagaactcacacaggagacaaaccttataaatgtttggagtgtgcaaagagcttcaggtggaatagccaccttacttcgcatcagaaaactcatacagggaacaaaccttatcaatgcttggagtgtggaaaaagcttcagttggAGTAGCGCCCTTAATTTGCATcacagaattcacacaggggacaaaccttataaatgcttggcgtgtggaaaaagcttcagttgtagtagccaccttactttgcatcacagaactcacacaggggacaaaccttataaatgcttggagtgtggaaagaccttcagtcagagtagccaccttactttgcatcacagaactcacacaggggacaaaccttataaatgcctggagtgtggaaagagcttcaggtggagtggcCAACTTAtttcgcatcacaaaactcatacagggaacaaaccttatcaatgcttggagtgtggaaagagcttcaggtggagtagccaccttacttcgcatcacaaaactcatacagggaacaacccttatcaatgcttggagtgtggaaagtgtttcagtcggagtgacacccttagtaaacatgaaagaactcacaggagacaaaccttataa